In Falco cherrug isolate bFalChe1 chromosome 21 unlocalized genomic scaffold, bFalChe1.pri SUPER_21_unloc_3, whole genome shotgun sequence, one DNA window encodes the following:
- the LOC114014422 gene encoding putative surface-exposed virulence protein BigA, with the protein MAEGCSHAVPPRPLPGEVTATPGDITVDPQPAWGQAGGVPEGEGDTSVPTDTVTVTPWASGITITVTAAPADEDTGDFGDEDVPGFGDEDIGDRDNSVTSDMGCRDVPVLCDKDIEDRDVTTLKDAGDRGVPAPEDKSDRDEDVTVLMDTGDGDIVTPRDARDWDGPALLDKDTGDRDVPAVRDTGDGGVPALGDEAIEDNVTTLKDIGDKDVTTPRDAGDRNVPAHLVKDILDWDASVPGDKALGDRDITILRDIGDRDVPSPGDKAIWDRDVTTLKTTGDKVVPAHLVEDAGEQDVTILRDKDVRDTQVSVLRDAGDKDIGDTQVSVLRDVGDRDVPAPEDIGDSDVPDVPWDWDKDFGDMQDSAVRDVGDVGDRDVTTPRDLGDRDVPDTGEEDMGDLPALRDFGGTDVLVSMDTGDILSSEMADTGDRDVPPAGDEHVTTLKDIGDRDVPPAGDEHVTTLKDIGDRDVPAHLVKYVGDRDVTVPGDVGDIPVSGDEDKDVGDGDVAVPRDTGDIGGENRDIEEEDIWDRDVPALRDAGDGDVGDKDVAVLRDVGDKDVAVLRDIGDKDVPVLRDVGDRDSDVTALGYMGIGDIGDTCTAGGITITVMAPPVEDEGVPSGDEGVPSDDVTTAVIVALPEERVPGDVVESGDMRAICPSDIAAGGDTPSALPGDAPADDVIGDDVFSLPGDVTAKDVVTSSAPGRDDIGDLIDRDDVASLLPEEALADDVTAGADVTAGADVTASLPGDDVAGGIISGDDLADDVIAGATFAGHDVAASLPGDELAGDIAPRSDIADDVIARPVGADDVIAGHDPPTSLPGDDLAPGVIPGGELDGDVIEGDDVMFWGGGDTPADDVIAAADVTVSPPGDVAGQGVKPAADPRGDLTRGSDLGDGVEGDVTSPLPRAPSGRDVSPEGDLTGDISPGEERPPPCLKDPVTPGDDVTDDITADVPREGVGSRGDTPDAPQPQTPPPGCPLVFLALVCLLLALLLLAGVFAAVHYVKVFIISSATFSVPVAESFP; encoded by the exons atggccgAGGGGTGCTCCCATGCTGTCCCTCCTCGTCCCCTCCCCGGGGAGGTGACGGCCACCCCTGGGGACATCACCGTGGACCCTCAACCTGCGTGGGGACAAGCTGGAGGTGTCCCCGAGGGGGAGGGTGACACCAGTGTCCCCACGGACACTGTCACCGTCACCCCCTGGGCCAGCGGCATCACCATCACCGTTACAGCAGCCCCAGCGGATGAGGACACCGGGGACTTTGGGGACGAGGACGTCCCAGGCTTCGGGGACGAGGACATCGGGGACAGGGACAACTCAGTCACGAGTGACATGGGGTGTAGGGATGTCCCAGTTCTGTGTGACAAGGACATAGAGGACAGGGATGTCACAACGCTGAAggatgctggggacaggggtgtCCCAGCCCCTGAGGACAAGAGCGATCGTGACGAGGATGTCACCGTTCTGATGGACACTGGGGACGGGGATATCGTGACCCCAAGGGACGCGAGAGACTGGGATGGGCCAGCCCTTCTGGACAAggacactggggacagggatgtCCCAGCCGTAAGGGACACTGGGGACGGGGGTGTCCCAGCTCTTGGGGACGAAGCCATTGAGGACAACGTCACCACCCTAAAGGACATTGGGGACAAAGATGTCACTACCCCAAGGGACGCTGGGGACAggaatgtcccagcccatctggTCAAGGACATTTTGGACTGGGATGCCTCAGTTCCTGGGGACAAAGCCCTTGGGGACAGGGACATCACCATCCTCAGGGACATTGGGGACAGGGATGTCCCATCTCCTGGGGACAAAGCCATTTGGGACAGGGATGTCACCACCCTAAAGACTACTGGGGACAAggttgtcccagcccatctggTCGAGGACGCTGGAGAGCAGGATGTCACCATCCTAAGGGACAAGGATGTTAGGGACACGCAGGTCTCAGTCCTAAGGGATGCTGGGGACAAGGACATTGGTGACACACAGGTCTCTGTCCTAAGAGATGTTGGGGACAGGGATGTCCCAGCTCCAGAAGACATTGGGGATAGCGATGTCCCAGATGTCCCCTGGGACTGGGACAAGGATTTTGGGGACATGCAGGACTCAGCTGTGAGGGATGTTGGGGACGTGGGGGACAGGGATGTCACCACCCCAAGAGATCTTGGGGACAGGGATGTGCCAGACACTGGGGAGGAGGACATGGGGGATCTCCCAGCCCTAAGGGACTTTGGGGGCACAGATGTCCTAGTCTCGATGGATACTGGGGACATCTTGTCCTCAGAGATGGCggacactggggacagggatgtCCCACCTGCTGGAGACGAGCATGTCACCACCCTAAAGGACATTGGGGACAGGGATGTCCCACCTGCTGGAGACGAGCATGTCACCACCCTAAAGGACATTGGGGACAGggatgtcccagcccatctggTCAAGTATGTTGGGGACAGGGATGTCACAGTCCCAGGGGACGTTGGGGACATCCCAGTCTCAGGGGATGAGGACAAGGATGTTGGAGACGGGGATGTCGCTGTCCCAAGGGACACTGGGGACATTGGAGGTGAGAACAGGGACATCGAGGAAGAGGATATTTGGGACAGGGATGTCCCAGCCCTGAGGGACGCTGGGGACGGGGACGTTGGGGACAAGGATGTCGCGGTCCTGAGGGACGTTGGGGACAAGGATGTCGCGGTCCTGAGGGACATTGGGGACAAGGATGTCCCGGTCCTGAGGGATGTTGGGGACAGGGACAGTGATGTCACAGCCCTGGGGTATATGGGGATTGGGGACATTGGGGACACCTGCACTGCTGGTGGCATCACCATCACGGTGATGGCCCCTCCTGTGGAGGACGAGGGTGTCCCCAGCGGGGATGAGGGTGTCCCCAGCGATGACGTCACAACTGCTGTCATTGTTGCGCTTCCCGAGGAGCGTGTCCCTGGTGACGTCGTGGAGAGTGGCGACATGAGAGCCATCTGCCCTAGTGACATCGCTGCCGGGGGTGACACCCCCTCAGCTCTCCCGGGGGATGCCCCTGCTGATGACGTCATCGGGGATGACGTTTTCTCCCTCCCCGGTGATGTCACAGCGAAGGACGTTGTCACTTCCTCAGCGCCCGGGCGTGACGACATTGGTGACCTCATCGACAGAGACGACGTCGCTTCTTTGCTCCCTGAGGAAGCCCTCGCTGATGACGTCACCGCCGGGGCTGATGTCACCGCCGGGGCTGACGTCACCGCCTCCCTTCCCGGGGATGACGTTGCTGGTGGCATCATCTCCGGGGATGACCTCGCTGATGACGTCATTGCTGGGGCCACCTTTGCTGGTCACGATGTCGCTGCCTCCCTTCCCGGGGATGAGCTTGCTGGTGACATCGCGCCCAGAAGTGACATCGCTGATGACGTCATCGCCAGGCCCGTCGGTGCTGATGATGTCATCGCCGGCCACGACCCACCGACCTCCCTTCCCGGGGATGACCTCGCTCCTGGTGTCATCCCTGGAGGTGAACTCGATGGTGACGTCATCGAAGGAGATGACGTcatgttttggggggggggggataccCCTGCCGATGACGTCATCGCGGCGGCTGATGTCACTGTCTCCCCGCCGGGGGACGTTGCCGGCCAAGGAGTCAAACCTGCTGCTGACCCCAGAGGTGACCTCACGCGGGGATCTGACCTGGGTGACGGGGTCGAGGGTGATGTCACCTCCCCCCTCCCGCGAGCCCCCTCTGGCCGTGACGTCAGCCCCGAGGGTGACCTCACGGGTGACATCAGCCCTGGGGAGGAGCGACCACCCCCCTGCCTTAAAGACCCCGTCACCCCGGGTGATGACGTCACCGATGACATCACTGCCGACGTCCCCAGAGAGGGTGTTGGCAGCCGAGGTGACACCCCAG atgccccccagccccagacacccccccccgGGTGCCCCCTCGTCTTCCTCGCCCTCGTCTGCCTCCTCCtcgccctcctcctcctcgccggGGTCTTCGCG